The Arachis ipaensis cultivar K30076 chromosome B07, Araip1.1, whole genome shotgun sequence genome includes a window with the following:
- the LOC107608062 gene encoding exocyst complex component EXO70B1-like, which yields MKLMSIQIPRWLMHPEPWRFIGLTSSIVGLLCYALSTSFNFLFGKWNLTKMFIYVVFSIIICLATFFAKVWQHSSSLRFRAHMAFLVLTVTSAYSFFFDKAVNGKPDAFSLLSCAAFAMMSLSLSRQIHCGFEVDLLYFFLGVLIIQLMKLRLLLGTIGVCFSYFLVILRSSLDSQSENDDLQLEHQDHIAIRVDSQQSNNDLQLVACIEALRNRNSDLIQIISEQVKEQNKDHKPLTNAEEENNSQEDEEQIPVVVVPVISYDVKIESLLAETISDLHKIAQQTAVNGGFGEQFIQVYGSCRREFLEESLTSLGLKKLSTDEVHSMSWKNQRDTAVRWIKASNVCLKILFDGERRLCGRVFLGFPAAADLSFMEISGKTATWLLDFANAVATASPSPERLFMILDLFEALRDMIPDFERIFQDQMRNEAVTIWKKLGEAIWKNFMELGYALIRNQTPLTMTPIGGTIHSHTRYLMNYLLIACDSRQTLEQVFKENMHLLKEYPELDERVGSNSSSMQTVINWIMEMFDRNLEAKSKTFEDLALSHVFLMNNRHYMVQKARNRELGIVLGDDWFQKQSEKIRQYLAGYLSSSWDKVLEILKLDGSSDSIQTRPNGAAKAMKKKLKMFNVEFENICRVQSSWYVDEKLRQDIMIVLVKTLLPAYGSFIRRFQSVAKLGKNADKYVKYGDIEAKLNDLLGGVSASTSHQK from the coding sequence ATGAAGCTTATGTCCATCCAAATTCCAAGATGGCTGATGCATCCAGAGCCGTGGAGATTCATTGGTTTAACTTCATCCATAGTTGGACTGCTCTGTTACGCTCTCAGCACCTCTTTCAACTTCCTATTCGGAAAATGGAACTTGACCAAAATGTTTATATACGTTGTTTTCAGTATTATAATTTGCCTTGCCACATTCTTTGCCAAGGTATGGCAACATTCTTCAAGCCTCCGATTCAGAGCTCACATGGCTTTTTTAGTTCTTACAGTTACCTCTGCTTACTCATTCTTTTTCGACAAAGCCGTGAACGGTAAACCAGATGCGTTTAGCCTTCTATCTTGTGCCGCTTTTGCTATGATGTCGCTCAGTTTATCGAGACAAATTCACTGTGGATTCGAAGTGGATCTGCTATATTTCTTTCTTGGAGTATTGATAATACAACTCATGAAACTAAGATTGTTGTTAGGCACAATTGGAGTTTGTTTCAGTTATTTCCTTGTTATTCTTCGATCCTCTTTGGATTCCCAATCAGAAAACGATGATCTCCAACTGGAACATCAAGATCATATAGCCATTAGAGTTGATTCACAACAATCAAATAATGATTTACAACTCGTGGCTTGTATTGAGGCCCTTCGGAACAGAAACTCTGATCTGATTCAAATTATTTCGGAGCAGGTGAAAGAACAAAACAAAGACCACAAACCGTTGACCAACGCGGAAGAAGAAAATAACTCCCAAGAGGATGAGGAACAGATTCCGGTGGTGGTGGTGCCGGTGATTAGCTATGACGTCAAGATCGAGTCGCTTCTGGCTGAGACGATTAGCGACCTCCACAAGATTGCACAGCAGACGGCGGTGAACGGAGGATTTGGTGAGCAGTTCATACAAGTGTATGGAAGTTGCCGGCGGGAGTTCTTGGAGGAGAGCCTCACTAGCTTGGGGTTGAAGAAGCTGAGTACCGATGAAGTTCACAGCATGTCATGGAAGAACCAGAGGGACACGGCGGTGAGGTGGATCAAGGCCTCCAACGTCTGCCTCAAGATCTTGTTTGACGGAGAGCGCAGACTCTGCGGCAGAGTCTTCTTGGGATTCCCCGCCGCGGCGGATCTCTCGTTCATGGAGATCTCCGGCAAAACTGCCACCTGGCTTCTAGATTTCGCAAACGCCGTAGCAACAGCGAGCCCCTCGCCAGAGCGGCTGTTCATGATCCTTGACTTGTTTGAGGCATTGCGTGACATGATTCCGGACTTTGAAAGGATCTTTCAGGATCAGATGAGAAATGAAGCGGTTACCATTTGGAAGAAGTTGGGCGAAGCAATTTGGAAAAATTTCATGGAGTTAGGGTATGCGCTTATTCGCAATCAAACACCGCTGACGATGACTCCTATTGGCGGCACCATCCATTCCCATACTCGCTACTTGATGAACTACCTCCTTATTGCTTGTGATTCACGTCAGACTTTGGAGCAAGTTTTTAAAGAGAACATGCATTTGTTGAAAGAGTATCCTGAGCTTGATGAGAGAGTTGGATCCAATTCTTCGTCTATGCAAACTGTAATCAATTGGATTATGGAAATGTTTGACCGTAATTTGGAGGCAAAGTCAAAAACTTTTGAGGACCTTGCTTTAAGCCATGTTTTCCTGATGAATAACCGACACTACATGGTTCAAAAGGCGAGAAATAGAGAATTGGGAATCGTTTTGGGTGATGATTGGTTCCAGAAACAATCTGAAAAAATTAGGCAATACCTTGCTGGGTATCTAAGCAGTTCATGGGACAAGGTGCTCGAGATTTTGAAACTTGATGGTAGTAGTGACAGCATCCAAACTCGGCCTAATGGTGCGGCAAAGGCAATGAAGAAGAAGCTGAAGATGTTCAACGTGGAGTTTGAGAATATATGCCGGGTTCAGTCTTCTTGGTATGTAGATGAGAAGCTAAGGCAAGATATAATGATTGTACTTGTGAAGACTCTTTTGCCTGCATATGGAAGCTTCATTAGAAGGTTCCAAAGTGTTGCCAAACTTGGCAAGAATGCTGATAAGTATGTTAAGTATGGAGACATTGAAGCAAAACTGAACGATTTGCTTGGAGGTGTTAGTGCATCAACTAGTCACCAAAAGTAA